The Penaeus vannamei isolate JL-2024 chromosome 13, ASM4276789v1, whole genome shotgun sequence genome window below encodes:
- the LOC138863703 gene encoding uncharacterized protein — MTGVGVTIHLELRDQVTEVLKRAAGRKHEKLLIIAGDLNAHVGNRKDGFEGVHGGHGYGRRNIEGERILEIAEVGIEGKATKGKEVKGLETENEQEFKQNVEEILTNSDTVVEKNSAEAIWQKTKASLVKATEETCGRTNIKERYRVAKKFTKREVAKAKNEAYEDWHDQLKTKGEKTIYRIAKARSNGRRDAGTTVHTKAKNGNIFMKDEEIKQRWKHNFTELLNNENRYQRLEKVELVEGPLPNIEIAEVKAAIKGVKFYGKKHGGFLMRQVQEKFLEGNRQLYYCFVDLEIVYDKVPRKVVYWCLRKRGVPEHLKRLIKMMYKESKTLVRTPCGATDLLCHCRTPPEISP; from the exons ATGACTGGAGTAGGTGTAACTATTCATCTAGAACTTCGAGACCAAGTCACAGAAGTGCTAAAA agaGCAGCTGGAAGAAAACATGAGAAGTTGCTTATAATTGCTGGTGACCTGAATGCCCATGTTGGTAATAGAAAAGATGGATTTGAAGGTGTGCATGGAGGACATGGCTATGGAAGAAGAAAtattgaaggagaaagaatacTTGAAATTGCAGAG GTTGGCATAGAAGGAAAAGCAACAAAAGGAAAGGAAGTTAAAGGtttagaaacagaaaatgaacagGAATTTAAACAGAATGTCGAAGAAATTCTCACAAATAGTGACACAGTAGTGGAAAAGAACAGCGCAGAAGCAATCTGGCAGAAAACGAAAGCTTCGTTGGTAAAAGCCACTGAAGAAACATGTGGACGAACAA ATATAAAGGAGAGATACCGAGTGGCAAAGAAGTTCACTAAAAGAGAAGTCGCTAAAGCAAAGAATGAAGCATATGAAGACTGGCATGATCAGTTGAAAACTAAAGGTGAAAAGACGATATACAGAATAGCAAAGGCTAGAAGCAACGGCAGAAGAGACGCAGGAACCACAGTTCACACCAAAGCtaaaaatggaaatatttttaTGAAGGATGAAGAGATAAAGCAGAGATGGAAACATAATTTCACGGAGTTGTTAAACAACGAAAACCGATACCAAAGATTAGAGAAAGTAGAACTAGTGGAAGGACCATTACCAAACATAGAAATAGCCGAAGTGAAGGCAGCTATCAAGGGAGTAAAA TTTTACGGCAAGAAGCACGGTGGATTCCTTATGAGACAGGTGCAGGAAAAGTTTTTAGAGGGCAACCGTCAGCTGTATTACTGCTTCGTCGACCTTGAGATTGTGTACGACAAGGTACCACGCAAAGTCGTATATTGGTgcctgaggaagaggggagtccCGGAACATCTCAAACGACTGATCAAGATGATGTACAAGGAATCAAAAACCCTTGTTCGCACACCTTGTGGAGCCACTGATCTTTTGTGTCATTGTCGGACTCCACCAGAGATCAGCCCTTAG